A stretch of the Chanos chanos chromosome 1, fChaCha1.1, whole genome shotgun sequence genome encodes the following:
- the LOC115809136 gene encoding tetraspanin-8, with the protein MAKANVCFKNIFIFFNTFFAVVGVVLIALTALGQLNSYEQLQNRMTGIVIMYIVGFAMVALASLGAYGAQKNSRCCLIVFLICMGIGTGLLLRAAVPVALAHSEVLSQVEGGLRRTVPLDEAPADNQWLAEEVQQRWNCCGVFTGYQDWGQKIPDSCLCTATDELEDNKCVETSSTSSSWMEFEERRYLDERSRKLVYSQPCGPKFMEYVETVYNIMLGILFGLAALALLGAIMSFVLIVQMRAPVITTPPIFMVNSQPPKYSELFNQD; encoded by the exons ATGGCGAAGGCAAACGTgtgtttcaaaaatattttcatctttttcaacACCTTCTTTGCG GTCGTGGGTGTTGTACTAATCGCTCTGACTGCGCTCGGTCAGTTGAATTCCTACGAACAG CTTCAAAATAGGATGACCGGAATCGTCATCATGTATATTGTTGGCTTCGCTATGGTAGCACTTGCATCTCTTGGGGCATATGGTGctcagaaaaacagcagatgTTGTTTGATTGTG TTTCTCATCTGTATGGGAATTGGAACTGGTCTCCTTCTGAGAGCCGCCGTTCCTGTTGCCCTCGCACACTCAGAG GTACTGTCCCAGGTGGAGGGAGGTCTTAGGCGCACAGTGCCCTTGGACGAAGCTCCTGCAGATAATCAGTGGCTAGCCGAGGAAGTCCAGCAGAGg TGGAATTGCTGTGGAGTCTTCACAGGTTACCAGGACTGGGGCCAGAAAATCCCTGACTCTTGCCTCTGCACAGCTACGGACGAGCTAGAGGACAACAAATGTGTGGAGACTTCAAGCACAAGCAGCTCATGGATGGAATTTGAG GAAAGGAGATACTTAGATGAGCGAAGCAGGAAGTTGGTGTACTCTcaa CCATGTGGCCCAAAATTCATGGAATATGTGGAAACAGTTTATAACATTATGTTGGGCATACTCTTTGGATTAGCTGCGCTTGCG CTACTGGGAGCTATAATGTCCTTTGTCCTGATTGTCCAGATGAGAGCTCCTGTGATCACTACTCCACCCATCTTCATGGTGAATTCTCAGCCACCCAAGTACAGTGAGCTCTTCAACCAGGACTAA